One genomic region from Croceicoccus sp. YJ47 encodes:
- a CDS encoding IclR family transcriptional regulator: MDGAKTGKLAKRVGAVTQAFALLRILARADPPRGVTALARAADVNPSTAFNILRTLVFENAVTFDERTKTYALSRGLLEICGGMAARSLEQEMVGDLQRIADRTTCLVGLWQSTNGRMQLVERAVAKSPVRLDMQIHQKLPAFAGAVGRAWAAAQGLSDEKLRDGFDEIRWDGPLDGERYIAEVQMAREAGYAIDEGALHPGIVTVAAVIVDSDGTVTHGLTASDIAHRLDRERLKELGKDLRELAIRFSGFPSDNSE, translated from the coding sequence ATGGACGGCGCAAAGACAGGGAAGTTGGCCAAAAGGGTGGGTGCCGTGACGCAGGCGTTCGCCCTTTTGCGAATACTTGCCCGAGCGGACCCACCACGCGGCGTGACGGCTCTGGCCAGGGCCGCCGATGTCAATCCGTCGACTGCGTTCAATATTCTGCGAACGCTTGTTTTTGAAAACGCGGTAACATTCGACGAGCGTACCAAAACCTACGCCCTGTCACGCGGCTTGCTCGAAATATGCGGCGGTATGGCGGCGCGATCCCTGGAGCAGGAAATGGTCGGCGATCTGCAGCGCATCGCCGACAGGACGACTTGCCTTGTGGGCCTTTGGCAATCGACCAATGGCAGGATGCAACTGGTCGAGCGGGCCGTGGCAAAAAGCCCGGTGCGGCTCGACATGCAGATCCATCAGAAACTGCCTGCGTTTGCCGGGGCGGTGGGGCGCGCCTGGGCCGCGGCCCAGGGTCTATCCGACGAAAAGCTTCGAGATGGCTTCGATGAAATCCGCTGGGACGGACCGCTCGATGGCGAGCGCTACATCGCCGAGGTGCAGATGGCACGCGAGGCCGGATACGCGATTGACGAGGGTGCCTTGCATCCGGGCATCGTTACGGTGGCTGCCGTGATCGTGGACAGCGACGGGACGGTTACCCACGGCCTGACCGCCAGCGACATCGCGCACAGGCTGGATCGGGAGCGACTGAAGGAACTGGGCAAGGACTTGCGAGAGCTTGCCATTCGCTTCTCGGGATTTCCTTCCGATAATTCGGAATAG
- a CDS encoding cytochrome P450 has translation MRADQVYEFDIYQDERLLKNPHLGYFEMAQEAPEIFYTPHNGGHWLVTNYELVTQVISEHESFSNNEIEVPKTESPIRAIPINLDPPAHTPYRKMLMKHFTPKVIAGLEDKMHHWSKELIGKVQDRGACDFATELGALYPVTIFMEMAGLPLDRYVEFRNLVTEFFGQITRERRIELQRKMLSELKAVFDDRRENPQDDLFTKLVNEEIDGRPLTEDELLSIGFLLFVAGLDTVANALTFGFNHLAHNPALQDRLRENPDDIKDFFDESMRRFPVTNGVRLIRKDMELAGAHLKAGEMIVAPMTLAGLDPEVNDNPTEFDIDRKGRKHVGFSTGPHLCLGHWMARAEVRIFIEEFLTRIPRFRVKSGFEEDWRAGVVMSLESLPLEWEVPGKA, from the coding sequence GTGCGTGCAGATCAGGTTTACGAGTTCGACATCTATCAGGACGAACGTCTGCTGAAAAATCCTCATCTCGGATATTTCGAGATGGCGCAGGAGGCTCCCGAAATTTTCTATACCCCGCACAATGGCGGGCACTGGCTGGTGACGAATTACGAGTTGGTGACTCAGGTCATCAGCGAGCACGAGAGTTTCTCGAACAACGAGATCGAAGTACCCAAGACCGAGAGCCCGATCCGGGCCATCCCCATCAACCTGGATCCGCCAGCGCACACCCCCTACCGCAAGATGCTGATGAAGCACTTTACCCCGAAGGTGATCGCCGGCCTCGAGGACAAGATGCATCATTGGTCGAAGGAATTGATTGGCAAGGTGCAGGATCGAGGCGCGTGCGATTTCGCCACCGAACTGGGCGCGCTTTACCCCGTAACGATCTTCATGGAGATGGCGGGCCTGCCGCTGGACCGCTATGTCGAGTTCCGCAATCTGGTGACCGAATTCTTCGGCCAGATAACCAGGGAGCGCCGCATTGAATTGCAGCGCAAGATGCTCTCGGAATTGAAGGCTGTTTTCGACGATCGCCGCGAAAACCCGCAGGATGACCTCTTCACGAAGCTCGTGAACGAGGAAATTGACGGACGACCGCTGACGGAGGACGAGCTTCTCTCGATCGGCTTCCTTCTGTTCGTGGCCGGTCTCGATACGGTGGCGAATGCCCTGACCTTCGGTTTCAACCATCTGGCGCACAATCCCGCTCTCCAAGACCGGCTCCGGGAGAATCCTGATGATATCAAGGATTTCTTCGACGAGAGCATGCGTCGCTTCCCTGTCACCAATGGGGTCCGCCTGATCCGCAAGGACATGGAACTCGCCGGCGCTCATTTGAAAGCCGGTGAAATGATCGTCGCACCCATGACGCTCGCCGGGCTCGATCCGGAGGTGAATGACAATCCCACCGAGTTCGACATTGATCGCAAGGGGCGCAAGCATGTCGGCTTCTCGACCGGGCCGCATCTGTGTCTGGGGCATTGGATGGCGCGTGCGGAGGTGCGAATTTTCATCGAAGAATTCCTGACGCGCATTCCTCGCTTTCGCGTGAAATCCGGTTTCGAGGAAGATTGGCGCGCGGGCGTGGTGATGTCGCTGGAAAGCCTGCCGCTGGAATGGGAAGTTCCGGGAAAAGCGTGA
- a CDS encoding aldo/keto reductase — MSKSIMSTRLDHYRLLGHSGLRVSPLCLGTMTFGAAADWRAEESETETMLSAYAEAGGNFIDTANTYGDGESERLVGRWLKDRRDTMVVGTKYAVARKKGDPNSGGNHRLSMIRSVEASLRSLGTDRIDLLYLHMWDFRTPADEILRAFDDLIRAGKVQYIALSDTPAWEASRMQAIAELRGWTRFAGYQAGYNLLERTAERDVIPMCRKLGIGVLPWSPLAGGVLTGKYSRRQLDKDADALTGRGQINRSSKRLTERSFAIAEVVSEISEELGHTPAQIALAWTMRDEAITAPVIGARTVDQMRENLGALEVELTADALTRLDEVSAIDLGFPHGLLGARVQERLFGDAVVEARDRRAGRDE, encoded by the coding sequence GTGAGTAAGTCGATCATGTCGACCCGCCTGGATCATTACCGCCTGCTCGGGCATTCCGGACTTCGCGTATCGCCGCTCTGCCTTGGCACCATGACTTTCGGTGCTGCTGCAGACTGGCGAGCCGAGGAGAGCGAGACCGAGACCATGCTCTCCGCCTATGCCGAGGCGGGCGGAAATTTCATCGATACCGCAAATACCTACGGCGACGGGGAGAGTGAGCGTCTCGTAGGGCGCTGGCTCAAGGATCGGCGCGACACCATGGTCGTCGGTACGAAATACGCGGTGGCGCGGAAGAAAGGCGACCCGAATTCGGGCGGCAATCACCGCCTTTCCATGATCCGATCTGTCGAAGCCAGTTTACGCTCTCTTGGGACCGATCGCATCGATCTGCTCTATCTGCACATGTGGGATTTCCGCACTCCGGCGGATGAAATCCTGCGCGCATTCGACGATCTTATCCGCGCCGGAAAGGTGCAATACATCGCCCTTTCGGACACTCCAGCCTGGGAGGCGAGCCGGATGCAGGCCATTGCGGAACTGCGCGGCTGGACGAGGTTCGCAGGATACCAGGCCGGATACAATCTTCTCGAAAGAACGGCGGAGCGGGATGTGATCCCCATGTGTCGCAAACTCGGCATCGGGGTGCTCCCGTGGTCGCCGCTCGCGGGCGGGGTCCTGACGGGAAAATACTCGCGCAGGCAATTGGACAAGGATGCGGATGCGCTAACAGGGCGCGGCCAGATTAACCGCAGTAGCAAGCGGCTTACCGAACGCTCCTTTGCCATCGCGGAAGTGGTAAGCGAAATTTCCGAAGAGCTGGGTCACACGCCTGCGCAGATCGCTCTGGCTTGGACGATGCGTGATGAAGCCATAACGGCGCCGGTGATTGGCGCGCGGACCGTAGATCAGATGCGTGAGAACCTCGGCGCTCTTGAGGTAGAACTCACAGCCGACGCGCTCACCCGTCTGGACGAGGTGAGCGCCATCGATCTTGGCTTTCCGCACGGCCTTCTGGGTGCACGCGTGCAGGAGCGACTGTTCGGTGACGCCGTGGTGGAGGCGCGCGATCGTCGCGCTGGCCGTGATGAGTGA
- a CDS encoding aldehyde dehydrogenase, translating to MHFDRHPLARPDMLYINGEWIAPRQGGRITVISPATEMPYCEVAEAGVDDIDHAIGAARSAFDDGPWPRLSPEDRADYLMLIAREIDARAADVAAIWPNEMGITHQLAEAFAGSIGDIYRAYAELAHSFAFLEPKSSAMTDAAFIAHEPVGVVGAIIPWNGPISLIAHKVAPALLAGCTVIIKASPEAPGHALLMAEIADKIGLPVSVINVLTANREASEKLVCDPRVDKIAFTGSTAAGRKIGSIMGGRIGRQTLELGGKSAAIICEDYDFAKAAETLGMRACALTGQVCASLTRLIVPRGRHDDFVDALASQMASVKVGDPFDRSTGMGPLATRRQREQVEGHIARAIKDGYAPATGGGRPGHVDRGWYVEPTVFGNVDNSAAIAREEIFGPVLTVIPADDEDHALRIANDSDFGLVSAVFTNDAERAYRIMRQVRTGTMSQNGLKLDFSIGFGGFKQSGIGREGGEQGLRSFLETKTLLLDAPPTAAVQSAE from the coding sequence ATGCATTTCGATCGTCACCCTCTCGCGCGGCCCGACATGCTCTACATCAACGGCGAATGGATCGCGCCGCGGCAAGGAGGGCGCATCACCGTGATCTCTCCCGCGACGGAAATGCCTTATTGCGAGGTGGCGGAGGCCGGCGTCGACGATATCGATCACGCTATCGGCGCGGCGCGCTCAGCGTTTGACGATGGGCCCTGGCCTCGCCTCTCTCCCGAAGATCGCGCCGATTACCTGATGTTGATCGCACGCGAAATCGACGCACGCGCAGCCGACGTCGCTGCGATCTGGCCAAACGAGATGGGCATCACGCATCAACTAGCGGAGGCTTTTGCCGGATCGATCGGAGACATTTACCGCGCTTACGCCGAATTGGCGCACAGCTTCGCGTTTCTGGAACCGAAAAGCAGCGCCATGACCGATGCAGCCTTCATCGCGCACGAGCCGGTTGGCGTCGTCGGCGCGATCATACCTTGGAATGGCCCGATTTCCCTTATCGCGCACAAGGTTGCGCCTGCGCTGCTCGCAGGTTGTACCGTCATCATCAAAGCTTCTCCCGAGGCGCCTGGCCATGCGCTGCTGATGGCCGAAATCGCGGATAAAATCGGTTTGCCAGTAAGCGTGATCAACGTGCTTACCGCCAATCGAGAAGCGTCGGAAAAACTGGTGTGCGATCCTCGGGTGGACAAGATTGCCTTCACAGGCTCGACCGCGGCTGGACGAAAGATCGGGTCGATCATGGGCGGACGAATTGGGCGCCAGACCCTGGAGCTCGGCGGGAAATCAGCCGCCATCATCTGCGAGGATTATGATTTCGCAAAAGCAGCCGAAACGCTTGGCATGCGCGCCTGCGCTCTTACGGGACAGGTGTGCGCATCGCTAACACGGCTCATCGTTCCTCGCGGTCGCCACGATGATTTCGTGGACGCTCTTGCCAGTCAGATGGCGAGCGTGAAGGTGGGCGATCCTTTTGATCGCTCTACCGGCATGGGGCCCCTTGCAACCCGGCGGCAGCGCGAACAGGTGGAAGGCCATATCGCACGAGCCATCAAGGATGGGTATGCTCCCGCCACAGGGGGTGGTAGACCGGGCCACGTCGACCGCGGATGGTATGTGGAACCGACCGTTTTCGGCAATGTGGACAATTCGGCGGCTATCGCGCGCGAAGAGATTTTCGGCCCTGTTCTCACGGTCATTCCGGCTGACGATGAGGATCACGCTTTGCGTATCGCGAACGACAGCGACTTCGGCCTGGTAAGCGCCGTATTCACCAACGATGCGGAACGCGCCTATCGTATCATGCGACAGGTCCGAACAGGCACGATGAGCCAGAACGGGCTGAAACTGGACTTTTCCATTGGCTTTGGCGGTTTCAAGCAATCAGGCATCGGACGCGAAGGCGGGGAGCAGGGACTGCGCAGTTTTCTCGAAACAAAAACGCTTCTGCTTGATGCGCCGCCGACCGCCGCGGTTCAGTCGGCGGAATAA
- a CDS encoding IclR family transcriptional regulator, translating into MSAPSEKPKGKPVGAVVQTIRLLRALSESDAPLGVSAAARAAGINTSTAFNVLRTLTAETLTVFDEPTKTYSLGPGLLDLCGALRQPSLAEKIRAELPELAAKTGKLIALWEVMGTRLILLDRAQSDRPVRLDLDLTQRMPRYLGAVGRAAAAADGLGKAALKKEFGKLRWAGDISPADYVESVELARQQGYGVDRGALYEGIVAIASVVTDTEGKPVLGLSAIEFAERLNEDDIAATGKMLADVTRHYSAD; encoded by the coding sequence ATGTCCGCCCCATCAGAAAAACCAAAAGGCAAGCCGGTAGGAGCTGTGGTGCAGACCATCAGGCTTCTGCGAGCCTTGTCGGAATCAGACGCCCCGTTGGGCGTGAGCGCCGCAGCGCGCGCGGCCGGGATCAACACCTCCACGGCATTCAATGTTTTGCGCACTCTGACAGCCGAAACTTTGACGGTGTTTGACGAGCCGACGAAAACATATTCGCTTGGGCCGGGCTTGCTTGATCTGTGCGGCGCCTTGCGGCAACCGAGCCTTGCCGAGAAGATACGTGCGGAGCTGCCCGAACTCGCGGCGAAAACCGGTAAGCTGATCGCGCTCTGGGAAGTCATGGGGACGCGGCTTATCCTGCTCGATCGCGCGCAGAGCGATCGTCCCGTTCGTCTCGACCTTGATCTCACGCAGCGCATGCCGCGTTATCTTGGTGCTGTGGGCCGTGCTGCCGCAGCGGCGGATGGTCTTGGAAAGGCTGCGTTGAAAAAGGAATTCGGCAAGCTTCGCTGGGCAGGCGACATTTCCCCGGCGGATTACGTTGAAAGCGTCGAACTTGCCCGACAGCAGGGTTACGGCGTTGATCGTGGGGCCCTTTACGAAGGTATTGTCGCAATTGCCTCGGTCGTGACGGATACAGAAGGCAAGCCCGTGCTTGGCCTGTCTGCGATCGAATTCGCCGAGCGGCTGAACGAGGACGATATAGCGGCGACCGGCAAGATGCTCGCCGACGTCACGCGGCATTATTCCGCCGACTGA
- a CDS encoding SRPBCC family protein produces the protein MNDLSPSQIEDIRKIPAHDAGHEPVPIADWLKPVIKKTRPASIFLDQKHFDLEQRSVFRRLPVPLMPSSRLPEPGSAVAFDGYGMALLVVRDKEGQIGLYYNACQHKGSKLIEDCKVHKLSRLVCPYHSWTYALDGKLLGAARSELFEEFDKSEYHLPTLPVREHAGIIWGVLDRAIDPDWSGMDEGFAIDMQHLGVPDAYLYDTKRFDLKANWKLVLEPFMESYHVTRLHRDLIGDLFRDMPVIVSKLGPHQRKVAGKVQFEPEMIENREENIHKTVTHAYQIFPNAVLITSPYYISMMVLMPRAPDRTLVDYYMLLPEEPVTDKAKDIAKRSYDLVLDVFGNEDFRASQTAHEGLASGGLGKLTYGGMENTIPTYYDQLESHLLADTKPAS, from the coding sequence TTGAACGATCTGAGCCCAAGCCAGATCGAGGACATTCGCAAGATACCTGCCCATGATGCGGGGCATGAACCGGTGCCGATCGCGGACTGGCTGAAGCCGGTGATAAAGAAGACACGTCCTGCCTCCATCTTTCTCGATCAGAAGCATTTCGATCTCGAGCAACGCTCCGTTTTCCGCCGGTTGCCGGTGCCGCTCATGCCTTCTTCGCGCCTTCCCGAGCCCGGATCCGCCGTCGCCTTCGATGGCTATGGCATGGCGCTACTGGTCGTTCGGGACAAGGAAGGCCAGATCGGACTGTACTACAACGCTTGCCAGCATAAGGGCTCCAAGCTGATCGAGGATTGCAAGGTCCACAAGCTCAGCCGGCTTGTGTGCCCCTATCACAGCTGGACCTACGCTCTGGACGGAAAGCTGCTGGGCGCCGCGCGAAGCGAGCTTTTCGAAGAGTTCGACAAATCGGAATACCACCTGCCGACGCTGCCGGTGCGCGAGCATGCGGGGATCATCTGGGGTGTTCTCGATCGCGCGATCGATCCCGACTGGAGCGGAATGGACGAAGGCTTTGCCATAGACATGCAGCATCTGGGCGTACCCGATGCCTATTTGTACGATACAAAGCGTTTCGATCTGAAGGCGAACTGGAAGCTCGTGCTCGAGCCTTTCATGGAAAGTTACCACGTGACGCGGCTGCACAGGGATCTGATCGGAGACCTGTTCAGGGACATGCCCGTCATCGTCAGCAAGCTGGGCCCTCATCAGCGCAAGGTCGCGGGCAAAGTCCAGTTCGAGCCGGAAATGATCGAGAACCGGGAAGAGAACATCCACAAGACCGTCACCCATGCCTATCAGATTTTTCCGAACGCGGTCCTGATCACCAGTCCATACTATATCTCGATGATGGTGCTGATGCCCAGAGCGCCAGATCGCACGCTGGTCGATTACTACATGCTGCTGCCCGAGGAGCCTGTGACCGACAAGGCCAAGGACATCGCGAAGCGCTCCTATGACCTGGTTCTGGATGTGTTCGGAAACGAAGATTTCCGCGCTTCGCAGACCGCGCATGAAGGGCTTGCGTCAGGCGGCCTCGGCAAGCTGACCTATGGCGGGATGGAGAACACCATTCCCACCTATTACGATCAACTCGAAAGCCACTTGCTGGCCGACACCAAGCCGGCTTCCTGA
- a CDS encoding aldehyde dehydrogenase: MAGWRTPFPPITINSKATCWPTPSRLPERHERFHSMFFDPRSVRPSPGLFIGGRRVVGAETRQVASPSDFSIRLDAGWASQGQVDEAVMSARHAWKDSGWGTMAPRDRANILYRFADLVDAHSAEIAALEAIASARIYSEAMARDVKVVSGTLRFFGEYADKVEGQVTATSRSSLSMVVHEPYGVVAAIAPWNFPLILAAWKFAPALAAGNAVVLKPSELTPFATLRLAELAVEAGVPQGIFNVINGDGNAGSALVKHSEVDYVTFTGSSATGSRIMADAAMSGLKPVSLELGGKGPQVVFADAPDIERLAQTVARGITYNSGQVCFAGSRLVVERSVADRFIDLVADAMTGLKPGETWSKETSIPPIINEKQIERIDSIVRDSVSDGAEILIGGSRIDHDTALFFQPTVLRGVTTENRAYREEIFGPVLAVQEFEDFDEAIALANHPDYGLTASVHTADITRAFKAAQRIESGTVWLNDWGRRTDLTAPFGGYKKSGIGKDMGRAGYEKYLKSKAIWLELGE, translated from the coding sequence ATGGCGGGATGGAGAACACCATTCCCACCTATTACGATCAACTCGAAAGCCACTTGCTGGCCGACACCAAGCCGGCTTCCTGAGCGGCACGAGAGGTTTCATTCCATGTTCTTTGATCCCAGGTCTGTTCGCCCTTCGCCGGGGCTTTTCATCGGCGGCAGGCGCGTCGTCGGCGCCGAAACGCGGCAGGTTGCAAGCCCGTCGGATTTCTCGATCAGACTGGATGCCGGATGGGCATCGCAAGGTCAGGTCGATGAAGCGGTGATGTCCGCTCGGCATGCGTGGAAAGACAGTGGCTGGGGCACGATGGCGCCCCGCGACCGGGCGAACATCCTGTATCGGTTTGCCGACCTTGTGGACGCGCATTCGGCCGAGATTGCCGCATTGGAAGCCATCGCCTCGGCGCGCATCTATTCGGAGGCAATGGCTCGCGATGTAAAGGTCGTTTCCGGTACGTTGCGCTTTTTCGGAGAGTACGCGGACAAGGTTGAAGGCCAAGTGACCGCGACGTCTCGAAGCTCCCTGTCCATGGTCGTGCACGAACCATACGGCGTGGTCGCGGCGATTGCCCCCTGGAACTTCCCTCTGATTCTGGCGGCATGGAAATTCGCTCCCGCACTTGCCGCTGGGAATGCCGTGGTGCTCAAGCCTTCGGAGCTGACCCCCTTTGCCACGCTGCGTCTGGCGGAGCTGGCCGTGGAGGCGGGCGTTCCGCAAGGCATATTCAATGTCATCAACGGTGACGGGAACGCAGGATCCGCGCTCGTCAAGCATTCGGAGGTCGACTATGTCACCTTCACCGGCTCAAGCGCGACCGGCTCTCGCATCATGGCCGATGCCGCCATGTCCGGGCTCAAGCCGGTGAGCCTGGAGCTTGGCGGCAAGGGACCACAGGTGGTTTTTGCCGACGCACCCGATATCGAACGCCTCGCGCAGACGGTGGCCCGTGGCATCACCTATAATAGCGGGCAGGTGTGTTTTGCCGGGTCCCGGCTCGTCGTGGAGCGATCCGTCGCCGACAGGTTCATCGACCTGGTCGCCGATGCCATGACGGGACTGAAGCCCGGCGAGACCTGGTCGAAGGAAACGAGCATTCCGCCCATCATCAATGAAAAGCAGATCGAGCGCATCGACAGCATCGTGCGCGACAGTGTCTCGGACGGAGCGGAAATCCTGATCGGCGGCAGCCGGATCGATCACGACACGGCGCTATTCTTTCAGCCCACTGTCCTTCGCGGCGTCACCACCGAAAATCGCGCTTATCGCGAGGAAATCTTTGGCCCTGTGCTGGCCGTGCAGGAATTCGAGGATTTTGACGAAGCCATCGCTCTTGCAAACCATCCGGATTATGGACTCACGGCATCGGTGCATACAGCGGACATTACGCGGGCGTTCAAGGCGGCCCAGCGCATCGAAAGCGGCACGGTCTGGCTCAACGATTGGGGCCGCCGAACCGATCTGACCGCGCCGTTTGGCGGCTACAAGAAGTCGGGCATCGGCAAGGACATGGGTCGCGCGGGATATGAAAAATACCTGAAGTCGAAAGCGATCTGGCTCGAACTCGGTGAGTAA
- a CDS encoding acetate--CoA ligase family protein, with amino-acid sequence MAKSLDALFAPRSIAFIGASNDPTRIGGRPLHYCLRDGFEGEIYPVNPSRDKVQGLKAFPSIGAIPADEVDLLVIAVPPKAIPMVLAEAGAKNVRAAVVLTSGFSETGEKGAALEAEMLATARKLGIRLLGPNCLGFYKAGDGIAATFSSLLEDGPPPQGELAIVSQSGAYGAHIAMLARRRGIGLASFAATGNECDIGVADLIEAAAADINVKVIGCYVEGIRHGRAFLRAVEVARLAGKPVILLKVGTSSSGQKAAQSHTASLAGDDRTLDQIIGRSGAIRVETTQELVDTLYVLTRRGLLASNRLGILTVSGGAGILMADAAEAAGFDIASMPEPARADLDARIPLGSSANPVDTTAQAMSDASIVRDAVSIVTRQGNYDAVVAFFMNWPESPVLGPPLREAIQQGLESGSEVPFAICMNAGPRTVSEYEETGLLVFEDPSFAVTALAHAATAGRAISGAPACVPTLPDTSTKCFVRLDEAEALAALADAGIPTMPFATARNSAEAGRISRQFDGPLAIKVISPDVQHKSDAGGVRLAVDPGNQAADAASKILADVGRAHPAAEIRGVLIAPMIRGVAELILGARIDPVFGPVVSVGMGGIFTELLDDVAIGLAPLDANEALELIRSLCGFPLLDGMRGKPRVDIRAAAETMAAMSRFIARHRGTILEVEINPLLLLEEHKGAVALDALIIPETAENPVIQNGQAAA; translated from the coding sequence ATGGCAAAATCGCTAGATGCATTGTTTGCACCGCGAAGCATCGCATTCATCGGTGCATCGAACGATCCCACCCGCATAGGCGGCCGCCCCCTGCACTATTGCCTTCGCGATGGCTTCGAAGGTGAGATTTACCCCGTAAATCCGTCCCGCGATAAAGTGCAGGGCCTGAAAGCCTTTCCCAGCATCGGCGCAATACCTGCCGACGAAGTTGATTTGCTGGTGATCGCCGTTCCGCCCAAGGCTATCCCGATGGTCCTCGCGGAAGCGGGTGCGAAAAATGTCCGTGCCGCGGTGGTCCTCACTTCCGGCTTCTCGGAAACAGGGGAAAAAGGCGCGGCATTGGAAGCCGAGATGCTGGCCACCGCCAGGAAGCTTGGCATCCGCTTGCTCGGCCCGAATTGCCTTGGCTTTTACAAAGCGGGTGATGGAATAGCCGCAACGTTTTCCAGCCTCCTGGAAGACGGCCCTCCCCCCCAAGGGGAGCTCGCCATTGTTTCGCAGTCGGGCGCTTATGGCGCACATATTGCCATGCTGGCGCGCCGCCGGGGAATAGGGCTCGCCAGCTTCGCGGCTACCGGGAATGAGTGCGATATTGGCGTTGCCGATCTGATCGAAGCCGCAGCGGCCGACATCAACGTGAAAGTCATCGGCTGTTATGTCGAGGGTATCCGGCATGGCCGTGCCTTTCTTCGCGCTGTCGAGGTGGCACGCCTGGCAGGCAAACCCGTCATCCTGTTGAAAGTCGGCACGTCCAGTTCCGGCCAGAAAGCCGCCCAGTCCCACACCGCCAGTCTCGCCGGAGACGATCGCACTCTCGACCAGATCATAGGCCGCTCCGGCGCCATTCGGGTCGAAACCACGCAAGAGCTGGTGGACACTCTCTACGTGTTGACGCGCCGTGGGCTACTGGCGAGCAATCGCCTTGGGATCCTCACCGTATCGGGAGGCGCCGGCATACTGATGGCGGACGCGGCAGAAGCAGCCGGATTCGATATTGCCAGCATGCCTGAACCGGCACGGGCGGACCTCGACGCGCGCATACCGCTCGGCTCATCCGCCAACCCTGTCGATACGACCGCGCAGGCGATGAGCGATGCTTCGATCGTACGCGATGCGGTATCGATCGTAACACGCCAGGGTAATTACGATGCGGTCGTCGCGTTCTTCATGAATTGGCCGGAAAGCCCGGTGCTCGGCCCACCTCTCCGCGAAGCGATTCAGCAGGGACTGGAAAGCGGCAGCGAGGTGCCCTTCGCCATCTGCATGAACGCAGGGCCGCGCACGGTAAGCGAGTACGAGGAGACAGGACTGCTGGTCTTCGAGGACCCCTCATTCGCCGTCACGGCGCTTGCCCATGCTGCAACCGCAGGGCGCGCAATATCGGGTGCTCCCGCATGCGTGCCGACGCTGCCCGATACGAGCACCAAATGTTTCGTTCGCCTTGACGAGGCTGAAGCCCTTGCCGCACTGGCGGACGCCGGCATTCCCACGATGCCCTTCGCAACGGCTCGCAATTCCGCGGAAGCTGGAAGGATCAGTCGCCAGTTCGATGGCCCTCTCGCCATCAAGGTGATATCCCCGGATGTGCAGCACAAATCCGATGCCGGCGGCGTTCGCCTCGCCGTCGATCCTGGAAATCAGGCCGCAGATGCCGCCTCCAAGATACTCGCTGACGTAGGCCGTGCGCATCCCGCGGCAGAGATACGCGGCGTTCTGATTGCCCCGATGATCAGGGGTGTTGCCGAACTCATACTGGGCGCCCGGATTGATCCGGTTTTCGGTCCTGTCGTGTCGGTCGGCATGGGCGGCATTTTTACCGAGCTTCTCGATGATGTCGCGATCGGTCTTGCTCCGCTCGACGCGAATGAGGCGCTCGAACTCATCCGGTCCCTTTGCGGGTTCCCTCTGCTCGACGGCATGCGCGGGAAACCTCGCGTCGATATACGCGCTGCCGCAGAGACAATGGCGGCGATGAGCCGCTTCATTGCCCGACATCGCGGCACAATTCTCGAAGTGGAAATCAACCCCCTGCTCTTGCTCGAAGAGCACAAGGGTGCGGTGGCGCTCGACGCGCTCATCATCCCTGAGACCGCCGAAAACCCGGTGATACAGAATGGGCAAGCGGCTGCGTGA